One window from the genome of Mumia sp. ZJ1417 encodes:
- a CDS encoding aminoacyl-tRNA deacylase: protein MTDTPDPSDNSARAIAAAEALGLAHTVTRHGRVRSLEEAAAARGIAPRALVKTLVVRVREGDYRFVMVPGDREFSWPKLRALLGVNRVSMPDADTAQAVTGYERGTITPLGSTTAWPVVMDAGIAGEISVGGGGHGVGLTVDADALADVLGAQRADISE from the coding sequence ATGACCGACACCCCGGACCCCTCCGACAACTCGGCCCGCGCGATCGCCGCCGCCGAGGCGCTCGGCCTCGCGCACACCGTCACGCGGCACGGACGCGTGCGCTCGCTGGAGGAGGCCGCGGCCGCACGAGGGATCGCCCCGCGCGCCCTGGTCAAGACGCTGGTGGTCCGCGTGCGCGAGGGCGACTACCGCTTCGTCATGGTGCCGGGCGACCGCGAGTTCTCGTGGCCCAAGCTGCGTGCGTTGCTGGGCGTCAACCGCGTCTCGATGCCCGACGCGGACACGGCGCAGGCGGTCACCGGATACGAGCGGGGCACGATCACGCCACTCGGGAGCACGACGGCGTGGCCGGTGGTGATGGATGCAGGGATCGCGGGTGAGATCTCGGTCGGCGGTGGCGGCCACGGGGTAGGCCTCACCGTGGACGCCGACGCGCTGGCCGACGTCCTCGGCGCGCAGCGCGCCGACATCAGCGAGTAG
- a CDS encoding glycoside hydrolase family 3 N-terminal domain-containing protein yields MRTGDPVARLTLEQKASLTSGSDFWHTQPVEEAGVAAIMLADGPTGLRKQAGESGLSLGMGQSVPATCFPTATTLGSSWDPDLVERVAAAIAREARAEGVSVVLAPGVNIKRSPLCGRNFEYLSEDPYLSGELGLAFVRGLQTQGVGASVKHFAANNAETDRMRLSADVDERTLHEIYLAAFERVVTAGDPWTVMASYNKINGTYATENAWLLRDVLRDTWGFDGVVVSDWGAVHDRAAALRGGTDLAMPPFGDDDTVVDAVHAGTLSESVVDEAVRRVLALVARAGAAAGDDDPDEKNTFSEEARLSHHELAREAAVAGSVLLKNDPVGGAPLLPLSESADVLVVGELARTPRFQGSGSSRVNPTQVDVPLDALRATWGADLPFEPGYTLDGTPEEDRTLRAAAVEAARADRTVVCLLGLPESYESEGYDRTHLDLPPAQVELVQELVAANPRVVVVLANGGIITPVAWSREVPALLEAWLAGQAVGSAIADLLSGRAEPTGRLAETIPFRLEDTPAYLDFPGHLGHSRYGEGVFVGYRYYDVKHIPPAYPFGHGLGYTTFAQGDLAVDVAGEGDEVRATVSVTVTNTGSRTGTEVVQVYVSDLESPVARPERELKGFARVTLDPGASQRVVLELGPRAFAYWHPVLRRWVVEPGTFTVSIGASSADLRRSITVTVEGTRVRTPLSAESTVAEWSADPVGGPLLARAFGGGAALTDNPMAAEVPLGVLAGLAGFPRANVDVLVDAANPDDEGDGATR; encoded by the coding sequence GTGCGCACAGGAGACCCTGTCGCGCGACTGACCCTGGAGCAGAAGGCCTCGCTCACCTCGGGGAGCGACTTCTGGCACACGCAGCCGGTCGAGGAGGCCGGCGTCGCGGCGATCATGCTGGCCGACGGGCCGACCGGGCTCCGCAAGCAGGCGGGCGAGAGCGGACTCTCGCTCGGGATGGGCCAGAGCGTGCCCGCCACCTGCTTCCCGACGGCGACGACGCTGGGGTCCTCCTGGGACCCCGACCTCGTCGAGCGCGTCGCGGCCGCGATCGCCCGCGAGGCGCGTGCCGAAGGCGTCTCGGTCGTCCTCGCGCCCGGCGTGAACATCAAGCGCTCACCGCTGTGCGGACGCAACTTCGAGTACCTCTCGGAGGATCCGTACCTGTCCGGCGAGCTCGGCCTCGCGTTCGTCCGCGGCCTGCAGACCCAGGGCGTCGGCGCCTCGGTGAAGCACTTCGCGGCCAACAACGCCGAGACCGACCGCATGCGGCTGTCGGCCGACGTGGACGAGAGGACGCTGCACGAGATCTACCTGGCCGCGTTCGAGCGCGTCGTCACCGCCGGCGACCCGTGGACGGTGATGGCCTCGTACAACAAGATCAACGGCACGTACGCCACCGAGAACGCGTGGCTGCTGCGCGACGTGCTGCGCGACACCTGGGGCTTCGACGGCGTCGTGGTCTCCGACTGGGGCGCCGTGCACGACCGGGCGGCGGCGCTGCGGGGCGGCACCGACCTGGCGATGCCGCCGTTCGGGGACGATGACACGGTCGTGGACGCCGTCCACGCCGGGACGCTCTCGGAGTCCGTGGTCGACGAGGCCGTACGCCGGGTGCTGGCGCTGGTCGCGCGCGCGGGGGCGGCAGCCGGGGACGACGATCCCGACGAAAAGAACACCTTCTCCGAGGAGGCCCGCCTCTCCCATCACGAGCTCGCTCGCGAGGCCGCAGTCGCAGGGTCGGTGCTGCTCAAGAACGACCCCGTCGGTGGTGCTCCCCTGCTGCCGCTGAGCGAGTCGGCCGACGTGCTCGTCGTCGGCGAGCTCGCCCGCACCCCGCGCTTCCAAGGCTCGGGATCCTCACGGGTCAATCCGACGCAGGTCGACGTCCCGCTGGACGCGCTGCGCGCGACGTGGGGCGCCGACCTCCCCTTCGAGCCGGGCTACACCCTCGACGGCACGCCCGAGGAGGACCGGACGCTGCGGGCGGCCGCCGTCGAGGCCGCACGCGCCGACCGTACGGTCGTGTGTCTGCTGGGGCTGCCCGAGTCGTACGAGTCGGAGGGGTACGACCGCACGCACCTGGATCTGCCGCCCGCCCAGGTCGAGCTGGTCCAGGAGCTCGTCGCCGCCAACCCGCGGGTCGTGGTGGTGCTCGCCAACGGAGGCATCATCACCCCCGTCGCGTGGTCGCGCGAGGTGCCTGCCCTGCTCGAGGCATGGCTCGCCGGTCAGGCCGTCGGCTCCGCGATCGCCGACCTGCTCTCCGGCCGTGCCGAGCCCACCGGACGGCTGGCCGAGACGATCCCGTTCCGCCTCGAGGACACCCCGGCCTACCTCGACTTCCCCGGTCACCTCGGCCACTCCCGCTACGGCGAAGGTGTCTTCGTCGGCTACCGGTACTACGACGTGAAGCACATCCCGCCGGCGTACCCGTTCGGCCACGGCCTCGGCTACACGACGTTCGCCCAGGGCGACCTGGCCGTCGACGTCGCGGGCGAGGGCGACGAGGTGCGGGCGACGGTGTCGGTGACCGTCACGAACACAGGCTCGCGTACGGGTACGGAGGTCGTGCAGGTCTACGTCAGCGACCTCGAGTCGCCCGTCGCGCGGCCCGAGCGTGAGCTCAAGGGGTTCGCCCGGGTCACGCTCGACCCCGGCGCGTCGCAGCGGGTCGTGCTGGAGCTCGGCCCGCGCGCGTTCGCGTACTGGCACCCCGTCCTGCGCCGGTGGGTGGTCGAGCCCGGCACGTTCACCGTGTCGATCGGCGCCTCGTCGGCAGACCTGCGGCGCAGCATCACGGTCACGGTGGAGGGGACGCGGGTCCGGACCCCGCTGAGTGCCGAGTCGACGGTCGCCGAGTGGAGTGCCGACCCGGTCGGCGGCCCGCTCCTCGCGAGGGCGTTCGGAGGGGGCGCGGCGCTCACGGACAACCCGATGGCCGCCGAGGTGCCGCTCGGCGTCCTCGCCGGTCTCGCCGGGTTCCCCCGCGCGAATGTCGACGTGCTCGTCGACGCTGCGAACCCCGACGACGAGGGCGACGGCGCTACTCGCTGA
- a CDS encoding SDR family oxidoreductase: MRKTILITGASSGLGAGMARVWAAKGHDLALTARRLDRLEALKAELEAAHPTIRVVVHALDVTDHEQVFAVVKRAADDLGGLDRVVVNAGLGKGARIGTGKFEANRETAETNFVAALAQCEAAMEHFYERRSGHLVVVSSVSAMRGMPSSMTTYAATKAGIALLAEGIRSDLVNRKGHDIAVTTVFPGYIASEMNDKVEQKPKGMVDTETGSRALVAAIDSEKPERIVPAWPWRPVAFLIRHLPLGIVRRMV; the protein is encoded by the coding sequence ATGCGCAAGACGATCCTCATCACAGGCGCCAGCTCTGGACTCGGAGCCGGCATGGCCCGCGTCTGGGCCGCCAAGGGCCACGACCTCGCCCTCACCGCACGCCGCCTCGACCGTCTGGAAGCGCTCAAGGCCGAGCTCGAGGCCGCACACCCGACGATCCGGGTCGTCGTCCATGCGCTCGACGTCACCGACCACGAGCAGGTCTTCGCCGTCGTCAAGCGCGCCGCCGATGACCTCGGCGGGCTCGACCGCGTCGTCGTCAACGCCGGGCTCGGCAAGGGCGCCCGGATCGGGACCGGGAAGTTCGAGGCCAACCGCGAGACCGCCGAGACCAACTTCGTCGCTGCGCTGGCGCAGTGCGAGGCGGCGATGGAGCACTTCTACGAGCGGCGCTCCGGCCACCTCGTGGTGGTTTCCTCGGTGTCGGCGATGCGCGGGATGCCGAGCTCGATGACGACGTACGCCGCGACGAAGGCCGGCATCGCGCTCCTCGCCGAGGGCATCCGCTCGGACCTGGTGAACCGCAAGGGCCACGACATCGCCGTCACGACCGTGTTCCCCGGCTATATCGCGTCGGAGATGAACGACAAGGTCGAGCAGAAGCCGAAGGGCATGGTCGACACGGAGACCGGCTCGCGTGCCCTCGTCGCCGCGATCGACAGCGAGAAACCCGAACGCATCGTGCCGGCGTGGCCATGGCGTCCGGTCGCGTTCCTGATCCGCCACCTGCCTCTCGGGATCGTCCGCCGCATGGTCTGA
- a CDS encoding carbohydrate ABC transporter permease, giving the protein MHLRDRLARFDINGAPYVFIAPFFVLFGIFGLFPLGYTLWVSLHDWSLLGGNEGWVGFANYTELVGDEYFWNSLLNTFAIFVIATVPQILAALALAQVLNTSLRALTFWRIGVIIPTATSIAAVGIIFTMMFSRDFGIINWLIGLVGVEPIAWNQERLPSWLAIATMVDWRWTGYNALILLAALQAVPKELYESARLDGASALRQFRSITIPMLRPTLMFVVTVATIGGIQLFTEPLLFNPGANAITGGDTRQFQTSAMYVVEQAFTGQRFGYAATVAWILFAIIVVVSLVNSLLVRRIRSVD; this is encoded by the coding sequence ATGCACCTGCGCGACCGGCTCGCTCGGTTCGACATCAACGGCGCGCCCTACGTATTCATCGCCCCGTTCTTCGTGCTCTTCGGCATCTTCGGGCTCTTCCCGCTCGGATACACGCTCTGGGTGTCGCTGCACGACTGGAGCCTGCTGGGCGGCAACGAGGGGTGGGTCGGGTTCGCCAACTACACCGAGCTGGTCGGTGACGAGTACTTCTGGAACAGCCTGCTCAACACCTTCGCGATCTTCGTGATCGCGACCGTCCCGCAGATCCTCGCGGCGCTCGCGCTCGCGCAGGTGCTCAACACCAGCCTGCGCGCGCTCACCTTCTGGCGGATCGGCGTGATCATCCCGACGGCAACCTCGATCGCCGCGGTCGGGATCATCTTCACGATGATGTTCTCCCGCGACTTCGGGATCATCAACTGGCTCATCGGGCTCGTCGGCGTCGAGCCGATCGCCTGGAACCAGGAGCGTCTGCCCTCGTGGCTGGCGATCGCCACGATGGTCGACTGGCGGTGGACAGGCTACAACGCCCTCATCCTGCTGGCCGCCCTCCAGGCCGTCCCCAAGGAGCTGTACGAGTCCGCACGGCTCGACGGCGCGTCGGCCCTGCGGCAGTTCCGCTCGATCACCATCCCGATGCTGCGCCCGACACTGATGTTCGTCGTGACGGTCGCGACCATCGGTGGCATCCAGCTCTTCACCGAGCCGCTGCTGTTCAACCCCGGCGCCAACGCGATCACCGGGGGCGACACCCGCCAGTTCCAGACGAGCGCGATGTACGTCGTGGAGCAGGCGTTCACGGGTCAACGGTTCGGGTACGCCGCCACGGTCGCCTGGATCCTGTTCGCGATCATCGTCGTCGTCTCGCTCGTGAACTCCCTGCTCGTACGCCGCATCCGCTCGGTCGACTGA
- a CDS encoding SDR family NAD(P)-dependent oxidoreductase: protein MTVRTGDRVLVTGAASGLGLALATRLAERGCRVLATDVHPETPDAVSALGDRVTYRPLDVRSDADWDAARAWVEDTWKGIDLVVNNAGVASGGRIELTTTDEWDWITQINLLGVARGCRTFAPMLKAQRTGHLVNTASAAGLVHPPRMSEYNAVKAGVVALSETLRWELEPYGVAVSVICPTFFKTNLADSIRSADPTAEASARTLIDGSKRSADTVAREVLKQLDAGKHLILPDREARAAYAVKRFAPWLYAAAMRRAARKAAADEAAAGGARTTGAQVVR, encoded by the coding sequence ATGACCGTACGTACGGGCGATCGCGTCCTTGTCACCGGTGCCGCCTCCGGGCTCGGCCTCGCGCTCGCGACCAGGCTCGCCGAGCGGGGCTGCCGCGTCCTCGCCACCGACGTCCACCCCGAGACTCCCGACGCCGTCTCCGCCCTCGGCGACCGCGTCACGTACCGGCCCCTCGACGTCCGCAGCGACGCCGACTGGGATGCCGCCCGCGCGTGGGTCGAGGACACCTGGAAGGGCATCGACCTCGTCGTCAACAACGCCGGCGTCGCGTCGGGCGGGAGGATCGAGCTCACGACCACCGACGAGTGGGACTGGATCACTCAGATCAACCTGCTCGGCGTCGCCCGCGGCTGCCGGACCTTCGCGCCAATGCTCAAGGCGCAGCGCACCGGACACCTCGTGAACACCGCCTCGGCGGCAGGGCTGGTCCATCCGCCGCGCATGAGCGAGTACAACGCGGTGAAGGCGGGGGTGGTCGCGCTGAGCGAGACGCTGCGGTGGGAGCTCGAGCCGTACGGGGTCGCGGTCTCGGTGATCTGCCCGACGTTCTTCAAGACCAACCTCGCCGACTCGATCCGCAGCGCCGACCCGACCGCCGAGGCGTCCGCCCGCACGCTCATCGACGGCTCGAAGCGCAGCGCCGACACCGTGGCACGCGAGGTGCTGAAGCAGCTCGACGCAGGCAAGCACCTGATCCTGCCCGACCGTGAGGCCCGCGCGGCGTATGCGGTGAAGCGGTTCGCACCGTGGCTGTACGCCGCCGCGATGCGTCGCGCCGCGCGCAAGGCCGCTGCGGACGAGGCAGCCGCCGGCGGTGCCCGCACCACGGGCGCGCAGGTGGTTCGGTGA
- a CDS encoding histidine phosphatase family protein, whose product MSAIYLVRHGQASFGADDYDQLSERGYAQATALGQSWEASAFLPAHAVAGSMKRHAQTAIAALDAAGPSDGYDVDGGWDEFPHESVVEAYAPGFVSEDPKEFQRIFVSAVGRWAGGEHDDEYLEPYAHFTARVLGAFDRLADSLGSGESAVVFTSGGPLAVVAAHLLAGDAPEWTPQAHALWPRLNTVTINAGVTTVVTGSSGRTLLSFNEHTHLPPDLVTYR is encoded by the coding sequence GTGAGCGCGATCTACCTGGTCCGGCACGGGCAGGCGTCGTTCGGCGCCGACGACTACGACCAGCTGTCCGAGCGTGGCTACGCGCAGGCGACGGCACTCGGTCAGTCCTGGGAAGCCTCGGCCTTCCTTCCCGCGCACGCGGTCGCAGGCTCTATGAAGAGGCACGCGCAGACGGCGATCGCCGCGCTCGACGCCGCGGGTCCGTCCGACGGCTACGACGTGGACGGAGGCTGGGACGAGTTCCCGCACGAGTCGGTCGTGGAGGCGTACGCCCCGGGGTTCGTGAGCGAGGACCCCAAGGAGTTCCAGAGGATCTTCGTCTCGGCGGTCGGGCGCTGGGCGGGGGGCGAGCACGACGACGAGTACCTCGAGCCGTACGCCCACTTCACGGCCCGGGTCCTCGGCGCCTTCGACCGTCTCGCCGACTCCCTCGGCAGCGGCGAGAGCGCCGTCGTGTTCACCTCCGGTGGACCGCTCGCCGTCGTCGCCGCGCACCTGCTCGCCGGTGACGCGCCGGAGTGGACCCCGCAGGCGCATGCCCTCTGGCCGCGGCTCAACACGGTCACGATCAACGCGGGCGTGACGACCGTCGTCACCGGATCGTCGGGTCGCACGCTGCTGTCGTTCAACGAGCACACCCACCTACCTCCCGACCTCGTCACCTACCGCTGA
- a CDS encoding MOSC domain-containing protein, giving the protein MRIASLHLYPVKSTAPHDVDRATVEPWGLAGDRRWLVIGPDGRKVDALAHPRILAVHATPTVDGLLLRSGGLPDLLAPRPVHGVDIPVGISRQDALRYAGEDAETWISKAIGTAARLVWQEDPTLRPMSATHGGTSGEPLTLADTAPILLTTTSSLDQLNAWVAETPDPNPLSMRRFRPNVVVEADPDELAPFEEDGWRTVTLGDVPFRFAELCDRCAITLIDPRTLVRGKEPIRTLSRTRKWDGVTWFGVRMVPTTIGTLQVGDPVSVTRALP; this is encoded by the coding sequence GTGCGCATCGCGTCCCTGCACCTCTATCCCGTCAAGTCCACCGCCCCTCACGACGTGGACCGCGCGACGGTCGAACCGTGGGGTCTAGCCGGCGACCGGCGGTGGCTCGTGATCGGACCGGACGGCCGCAAGGTCGACGCCCTCGCCCACCCCCGGATCCTCGCCGTGCACGCCACCCCGACGGTCGACGGTCTCCTCCTGCGTTCCGGCGGCCTCCCCGACCTCCTCGCGCCTCGACCGGTGCACGGTGTCGACATCCCCGTCGGCATCTCCCGCCAGGACGCCCTGCGGTACGCGGGCGAGGATGCCGAGACGTGGATCTCCAAGGCGATCGGCACCGCGGCTCGGCTCGTGTGGCAGGAGGACCCCACCCTCCGCCCGATGTCGGCGACCCACGGAGGGACGAGCGGCGAGCCGTTGACGCTCGCCGACACCGCACCGATCCTCCTCACCACCACGTCCTCGCTCGACCAGCTCAACGCGTGGGTCGCCGAGACCCCGGACCCGAATCCGCTCTCCATGCGCCGGTTTCGCCCCAACGTCGTCGTGGAGGCCGACCCCGACGAGCTCGCCCCGTTCGAGGAGGACGGCTGGCGTACGGTCACGCTCGGCGACGTCCCGTTCCGCTTCGCCGAGCTCTGCGACCGCTGCGCGATCACGCTGATCGACCCGCGGACGCTCGTACGCGGCAAGGAACCGATCCGGACGCTGTCGCGCACGCGAAAGTGGGACGGGGTCACGTGGTTCGGTGTCCGCATGGTCCCGACCACGATCGGGACGCTTCAGGTCGGCGATCCGGTGAGCGTGACCCGCGCACTACCGTGA
- a CDS encoding DUF2804 domain-containing protein, translating to MPEREITSPVDLCGPDGRLNPDAVGWTRRPLHRANLRGWGRTKRWEYWGVVSPTHVIGIQVSSLDYAAVHGLYVLDRRSGQEWRHDVTVPLGRGVALPDRAGSGRVAVVAKDLTVDIDQPTAGTTGPTTIRATSPQITLTLTVEQPEGHESMGVVVPWSTRRFQYTVKDLARPVRGTLGIDGVAHPLTDAYAVLDHGRGVWPYRMTWNWGAGSGPGGNAVQLGGRWTDGTGSTENAIVVDGIVHKIGATLTWSYDRDDWRAPWRVTGDGVDATFVPEHVREARTELVVLGNSTHQAFGTWAGTARADDGTTLALDGLVGWAEEASNRW from the coding sequence ATGCCCGAGCGTGAGATCACCAGCCCCGTCGACCTCTGCGGCCCCGACGGCCGCCTGAACCCCGACGCCGTCGGCTGGACGCGACGGCCCTTGCACCGCGCGAACCTCCGCGGCTGGGGGCGTACGAAGCGCTGGGAGTACTGGGGGGTGGTCTCCCCCACCCACGTGATCGGCATCCAGGTGTCGTCGCTCGACTACGCCGCCGTGCACGGCCTGTACGTCCTGGACCGCCGCAGCGGCCAGGAGTGGCGTCACGACGTCACCGTCCCGCTCGGGCGCGGCGTCGCCCTGCCCGACCGGGCCGGCAGCGGACGCGTCGCGGTGGTCGCGAAGGACCTGACGGTCGACATCGACCAGCCCACCGCCGGCACGACGGGTCCGACGACGATCCGTGCCACCTCGCCGCAGATCACGCTCACACTCACGGTCGAGCAGCCGGAGGGTCACGAGTCGATGGGCGTGGTCGTGCCGTGGAGCACGCGCCGGTTCCAGTACACGGTCAAAGACCTCGCCCGCCCCGTACGCGGCACGCTCGGGATCGACGGTGTCGCTCACCCGCTCACCGACGCGTACGCCGTGCTCGACCACGGGCGCGGCGTCTGGCCGTACCGGATGACCTGGAACTGGGGCGCCGGATCCGGTCCCGGCGGCAATGCCGTCCAGCTCGGCGGCCGGTGGACCGACGGCACCGGGTCGACCGAGAACGCGATCGTCGTCGACGGCATCGTCCACAAGATCGGAGCCACGCTCACCTGGTCGTACGACCGCGACGACTGGCGTGCACCGTGGCGGGTCACCGGCGACGGCGTGGACGCGACCTTTGTCCCCGAGCACGTCCGCGAGGCGCGCACCGAGCTCGTGGTCCTCGGCAACTCCACCCACCAGGCGTTCGGGACGTGGGCGGGCACGGCGCGCGCCGACGACGGCACCACCCTGGCGCTCGACGGGCTCGTGGGATGGGCCGAGGAGGCCAGCAACCGCTGGTGA
- a CDS encoding flavodoxin family protein: MRATLLNCSLKRSPEPSHTQMLAESVVAAMKGWGVETTSYRLVDLRLAHGVATDLGAGDDWPRVHAAITTSQILIVATPTWVGHPSSLAQQAIERMDAMIAETDEDGRPIAYDRVAGVVVTGNEDGAHHVISEIAGALVDIGFTIPGQAWTYWNRGPGPGPSFSEISEGHAWSYATGRTMASNLVSVAKALADRPMPVTVG; this comes from the coding sequence GTGCGTGCCACGCTGCTCAACTGCTCGCTGAAGAGATCGCCCGAACCGTCGCACACCCAGATGCTCGCCGAGTCCGTCGTCGCGGCGATGAAGGGGTGGGGCGTCGAGACGACGTCGTACCGCCTCGTGGACCTGCGGCTCGCGCACGGGGTCGCGACCGACCTCGGTGCGGGCGACGACTGGCCGAGAGTGCACGCCGCGATCACGACGAGCCAGATCCTGATCGTCGCGACGCCGACGTGGGTCGGGCATCCGAGCTCGCTCGCCCAGCAGGCGATCGAGCGGATGGACGCGATGATCGCCGAGACCGACGAGGACGGCCGCCCGATCGCGTACGACCGGGTGGCGGGCGTCGTCGTCACCGGCAACGAGGACGGCGCGCACCACGTGATCTCCGAGATCGCAGGCGCGCTCGTCGACATCGGGTTCACCATCCCCGGCCAGGCCTGGACGTACTGGAACCGTGGCCCCGGGCCGGGCCCGTCCTTCAGCGAGATCTCGGAAGGCCACGCCTGGTCATACGCGACCGGTCGGACGATGGCCTCGAACCTCGTCTCGGTCGCGAAGGCGCTGGCCGACCGGCCGATGCCCGTCACCGTTGGTTGA
- a CDS encoding ABC transporter substrate-binding protein, whose protein sequence is MSHTRRSRWLAGAAALASLSMLATACGGSDSDNESGEDVTLRVNLFGKFGYTELYKQFEKEHPGVKIVETAEGDLGKYNTALTQRIAAGTGAGDVVAIEEGQAVNFLASADKFVNLQDHGANDLTDQYLPWKFEGATTADGETTIGLGTDVGGLAMCYRRDLFEKAGLPTDREAVAALWPTWDAFIATGEKFQDGIGDAKAKFIDSATNTYNSILMQGADHTYFDRDGELVIESNPAVKAAWDKALEMDEKGISAELKSFSPEWNAGFKNGDFATIACPAWMTGYIKDQAGEENAGKWDIATVPGGSGNWGGSWLAVPEASENQDVAIELVKFLSSADGQLAAFKEVGNLPSNPNLYEDPALQEATNPYFSDAPVGQLFVAGAANLEPVFLGAKNQPVRDAVENAMRSVENGQRSSSEAWSTAVSDAEKAAG, encoded by the coding sequence GTGTCACACACACGCCGTTCGCGCTGGCTGGCTGGGGCAGCCGCGCTCGCCAGCTTGTCCATGCTCGCCACCGCATGTGGCGGCTCGGACTCGGACAACGAGTCCGGAGAAGACGTCACGCTTCGCGTGAACCTGTTCGGGAAGTTCGGGTACACCGAGCTCTACAAGCAGTTCGAGAAGGAGCACCCGGGCGTCAAGATCGTCGAGACCGCCGAGGGCGACCTCGGGAAGTACAACACCGCACTCACCCAGCGCATCGCTGCGGGGACCGGCGCGGGCGACGTGGTGGCCATCGAGGAGGGTCAGGCGGTCAACTTCCTCGCGAGCGCCGACAAGTTCGTCAACCTGCAGGACCACGGCGCGAACGACCTCACCGACCAGTACCTGCCCTGGAAGTTCGAGGGCGCCACCACGGCCGACGGCGAGACCACCATCGGTCTCGGGACGGACGTCGGCGGGCTTGCGATGTGCTACCGCCGCGACCTGTTCGAGAAGGCCGGACTGCCCACCGACCGCGAGGCGGTGGCTGCGCTCTGGCCGACCTGGGACGCGTTCATCGCGACCGGCGAGAAGTTCCAGGACGGGATCGGCGACGCCAAGGCGAAGTTCATCGACAGCGCCACCAACACGTACAACTCGATCCTCATGCAGGGCGCCGACCACACCTACTTCGACCGCGATGGCGAGCTCGTGATCGAGAGCAACCCCGCCGTCAAGGCCGCGTGGGACAAGGCTCTCGAGATGGACGAGAAGGGCATCTCCGCCGAGCTCAAGTCGTTCTCGCCGGAGTGGAACGCCGGGTTCAAGAACGGCGACTTCGCCACGATCGCCTGCCCCGCCTGGATGACGGGCTACATCAAGGACCAGGCCGGCGAGGAGAACGCTGGCAAGTGGGACATCGCCACCGTGCCGGGCGGCAGCGGCAACTGGGGCGGATCGTGGCTCGCCGTGCCCGAGGCCAGCGAGAACCAGGACGTCGCGATCGAGCTCGTGAAGTTCCTCAGCAGCGCCGACGGCCAGCTCGCCGCGTTCAAGGAGGTCGGCAACCTGCCGTCCAACCCGAACCTGTACGAGGATCCTGCGCTCCAGGAGGCCACGAACCCGTACTTCAGCGACGCACCGGTCGGACAGCTGTTCGTCGCCGGCGCCGCCAACCTCGAGCCGGTCTTCCTCGGCGCGAAGAACCAGCCCGTCCGCGATGCGGTCGAGAACGCGATGCGGTCGGTCGAGAACGGCCAGCGCAGCTCGTCTGAGGCCTGGTCGACGGCGGTCAGCGATGCCGAGAAGGCCGCAGGCTAG